Proteins co-encoded in one Chionomys nivalis chromosome 6, mChiNiv1.1, whole genome shotgun sequence genomic window:
- the Ccng2 gene encoding cyclin-G2 codes for MKDLGAEHLAGGEGVQLLGLLNFYLEQEQRFQPREKGLSLLESTPENDNTLCSRLRNAKVEDLRSLTNFFGSCTETFVLAVNILDRFLALMKVKPKHLSCIGVCCFLLAARIVEEECNVPPTHDVIRISQCKCTASDLERMERIISEKLHYELEATTALNFLHLYHAILFCHTSERKEILSLDKLEAQLKACNCRLVFSKAKPSVLALCLLNLEIETIKSVELLEILLLVKKHLKIGDAEFFYWRELVSKCLAEYSSPACCKPDLKKLVWIVSRRTAQSLHNSYYSVPELPTIPEAGCFDGSGSEDSCEDMSCGEESLSSSPPGDQECTFFFDFKVAQTLCFPS; via the exons ATGAAGGATTTGGGGGCCGAGCACTTGGCAGGTGGCGAAGGGGTTCAGCTTCTCGGATTGTTGAACTTCTATCTGGAACAAGAACAAAGATTTCAACCTCGAGAAAAAGGGTTGAGCTTGCTGGAGTCCACCCCAGAG aatgATAACACTTTATGTTCAAGATTGAGAAATGCCAAAGTCGAAGATTTAAGAAGTTTAACTAACTTTTTTGGATCTTGCACTGAAACGTTTGTTCTGGCTGTCAATATTTTGGATAGATTCTTGGCTCTTATGAAG GTGAAACCGAAGCACTTATCTTGCATTGGAGTCTGTTGCTTTTTGCTGGCAGCTAGAATAGTGGAAGAGGAATGCAATGTCCCGCCCACTCACGACGTGATCCGGATCAGTCAGTGTAAATGCACAGCTTCTGACCTTGAACGGATGGAGAGAATCATCTCCGAGAAATTGCACTATGAGTTGGAAGCTACTACTGCCTTAAACTTTTTGCACTTGTACCACGCAATCCTATTCTGTCACACTTCAGAAAG GAAGGAAATACTGAGCCTCGATAAACTAGAAGCTCAACTTAAAGCTTGCAACTGCCGGCTTgtcttttcaaaagcaaaa ccATCTGTATTAGCTCTGTGCCTTCTCAAtttggaaatagaaacaataaaatctGTTGAATTGCTGGAAATTCTCCTGCTTGTTAAAAAACATTTGAAG ATTGGCGACGCAGAATTCTTTTATTGGAGGGAATTGGTTTCTAAATGCCTCGCAGAGTATTCTTCTCCTGCGTGCTGCAAACCTGACCTGAAGAAGCTGGTTTGGATTGTTTCAAGGCGCACAGCGCAAAGCCTGCACAACAGTTACTACAGCGTTCCCGAGCTGCCGACCATCCCAGAGGCGGGCTGTTTCGACGGAAGTGGAAG TGAGGACTCTTGTGAAGACATGAGCTGTGGAGAGGAGAGTCTCAGCAGTTCCCCTCCCGGGGATCAAGAGTGCACCTTCTTTTTTGACTTCAAAGTGGCTCAGACACTGTGCTTTCCGTCTTAG